A single genomic interval of Magnetococcales bacterium harbors:
- a CDS encoding ATP-binding cassette domain-containing protein, which yields MNEILLRLKRNPAAVWRLFLAACIINILGLAVSLYTIQVLNRFVSYGVTGTLVTMTVGVVVAMVGEHLFRAIRFDLACELVEQNDDRLAKGLFGLFLTARLASLDGISHARRQQLTRGLEHSLAVLGPTGLTVLSDIPFSLIFLLIITLISWQLGMVVGGFLLLTALLLRQPRREKETIAHSQGGIHAGLATLVTVTQVAADTIRQFGGASFLLGRWESHWNQLHQVQEKLTQEQAVHASHIQLIQTGMVVAIYALGSFLVVEGLLNIGFLIGINLMANRTLQPLMRALQMRQGLRQADRDLEEARQFARSVVVEPERGTIPARVQGALELREVAFQWPGAAVPLFDNLSVSLPPGEVLVVTGPNGSGKSTLIQLLCGLRVPSAGQIIVDGTELRQISLAWWRCQVSWLPQEPVFLDTTLRENLDLARPGIEPAEMRRCLEQAGLAKWLDHQPQGWELVLTHDGRNLSPGLRRRLALARAMVTQGTFVFLDEPTEGMDREGCETFYAALIAMAKAGKTLVVVSHDSNIMRGASQVLDLGRHPAKSMASHVR from the coding sequence ATGAATGAAATCCTGCTGCGTTTGAAACGCAATCCGGCGGCTGTGTGGCGACTTTTCCTGGCCGCCTGCATCATCAATATCCTGGGCCTTGCCGTGTCGCTTTACACCATCCAGGTTCTCAATCGTTTTGTCAGTTATGGTGTGACCGGCACCCTGGTGACCATGACAGTGGGTGTGGTCGTTGCCATGGTGGGGGAGCATTTATTCCGGGCCATTCGCTTTGATCTGGCGTGCGAGCTTGTGGAACAAAACGATGACCGGTTGGCCAAGGGGTTGTTTGGTCTGTTTCTGACCGCCCGATTGGCCTCGCTCGATGGCATCTCCCATGCCCGACGCCAGCAACTGACCCGGGGATTGGAACACTCCCTGGCCGTACTGGGACCAACCGGTCTGACGGTCCTATCGGATATTCCCTTTTCCCTGATATTTCTCCTGATCATCACGCTCATCTCCTGGCAGCTTGGCATGGTGGTGGGAGGCTTTCTTCTGTTGACGGCGTTGCTGCTGCGCCAGCCGCGACGGGAAAAAGAGACCATTGCCCACTCCCAGGGGGGAATCCATGCCGGATTGGCCACCCTGGTGACTGTAACCCAGGTGGCGGCGGATACCATACGGCAATTCGGAGGGGCGTCGTTCTTGCTGGGGCGCTGGGAATCACACTGGAATCAATTGCATCAAGTGCAGGAAAAACTCACGCAGGAACAGGCGGTCCATGCATCGCATATCCAGTTGATCCAGACAGGGATGGTGGTGGCCATCTATGCCCTGGGATCCTTCCTGGTGGTGGAAGGTCTTCTGAATATCGGCTTTTTGATCGGAATCAACCTGATGGCCAACCGTACCCTGCAACCCCTCATGCGGGCGTTGCAGATGCGGCAGGGATTGCGCCAGGCTGACCGGGATCTGGAGGAAGCCCGCCAGTTTGCCCGGTCCGTGGTCGTCGAACCGGAACGTGGTACCATCCCGGCCCGGGTGCAGGGCGCGTTGGAATTGCGTGAGGTGGCGTTTCAATGGCCCGGGGCTGCCGTGCCCTTGTTTGACAATCTCTCTGTGAGCCTGCCGCCGGGAGAGGTTCTCGTCGTTACAGGTCCCAACGGGTCAGGCAAGAGTACCTTGATACAGCTTTTGTGTGGTCTGCGGGTGCCCAGTGCCGGCCAGATCATTGTGGATGGCACGGAGTTGCGGCAGATTTCGCTGGCCTGGTGGCGTTGCCAGGTCTCCTGGTTGCCCCAGGAGCCGGTCTTTCTCGATACCACGCTCCGGGAAAATCTGGATCTGGCGCGACCCGGCATCGAGCCGGCGGAAATGCGGCGCTGTCTGGAACAGGCCGGCTTGGCCAAATGGCTGGATCATCAGCCCCAGGGCTGGGAGTTGGTGTTGACCCACGATGGCCGCAACCTCTCTCCCGGTTTGCGGCGGCGTCTGGCCTTGGCGCGGGCCATGGTGACGCAGGGAACCTTCGTCTTTCTCGACGAACCCACCGAGGGTATGGACCGGGAAGGGTGTGAAACCTTCTATGCGGCCCTGATTGCCATGGCCAAGGCTGGCAAAACCCTGGTGGTGGTCAGCCATGACAGCAACATCATGCGTGGGGCATCGCAGGTATTGGATCTGGGACGGCACCCGGCAAAGAGTATGGCCAGCCATGTCCGATAA